Genomic DNA from Oncorhynchus tshawytscha isolate Ot180627B linkage group LG04, Otsh_v2.0, whole genome shotgun sequence:
gcgatgctgggcagactggcggcactagctgctccatataggctgacagctctggcggcttcttacagactgaccgctctggcggctccgtgctgactggcagctccttgcagactggcagctccttacagactgacagctccgtgcagactgacagctccttgcagactgacagctccttgcagactggcagctccatgcagactggcagctccatgcagactggcagctccatgcagactggctgctctatgcagactgacagctcaggctgcttcatgcagactgacatctctggctgctccatgtagactggctgcttcatgcagactggcagctcgggctgcttcatgtagactgacagctctggctgctccatgcggactgacagctctggctgctccatgtagactgactgcttcatgcagactggcagctcgggctgcttcatgtagactgacagctctggctgctccatgcagactgacagctctggctgctccatgtagactggctgcttcatgcagactggcagctcgggctgctccatgcagactgacagctctggctgcttcatgcagactggcagctctggctgctccatgcagactggctgctccatgcagactggcagctctggctgctccatgcagactgacagctctagctgctccatgcagactggctgcttcatgcagactggcagctctggctgctccatgcagactgacagctctggctgctccatgcagactgacatatctggctgctccatgcagactgacatctctggctgctccatgcagactgacatatctggctgctccatgcagactgacagctctggctgctccatgcagactgacagctctggctgctctatgcggactgacagctctggctgctccatgcaggctggcagctctggctgcgctgaacaggcgggaggatccggcagcgctgtagaggagaaaggctctggctgcgctaaacaggcgggagactccagcagcgcaggagaggagaaaagcgctggctgcgctgaacaggcgaggcacactgaaggcctggtgcatggtgctggaactggtggtactggatcgaggacacgcacaggaagcctggagcggggagctgctaccggaggactggagtgtggaggtggcacaggatgggctagaccgtgaaggcgtactggagatcttgagagcagtgttggcacaggatgtgcaaggctagggatgtgcacaggaggcctggtgcgtgaggctggcaccaacttcaccagccgactaacacgcacctcaggacgagtatggagcgctaacccaggtgccatcaaatccccaacacgttccgtcgggcgaattccatgcaaaagcaccaacacagcaactccctcatttctctctcctccaatttccccattaactccttcacagtctctggttctggtctcctccttggctcctcacgataaacagggagagttggctcaggtctgactcctgactctgccacactctccctgagcccccaagaaatttttggggctgattctcaggcttccatccgctacgccgtgctgcctcctcatatctgcgcctctcagctttcgccgcctccagttcttccttggggcggcgatattctccaggctgagcccagggtcctttaccgtccagttcttcctcccatgtccatttctccaggtggtgcagcctctcccactgcagctgctgctgctcctgctgctgctgcctctgttgcctctcctgtggttcctgcctgttaacacgctgcttggtccgttggtggtgggtgattctgtaacggttttctagtggtgatgaaggagagtcggaccaaactgcagcgtgtcgattgcgatccatatttattaaacaaaacgtaaacacgactaaacactaaacacgactaaacactaaacactacaaaacaataaacgtaatgaaaaccgaaaacagcctatctagtgcaaactaagagtacaagtaagacactaaggacaatcacccacgacaaactcaaagaatatggctgcctaaatatggttcccaatcagagacaacgataagcacctgcctctgattgagaaccactccagacagccatagaccttgctagacaacccactaagctacaatcccaataccaccaccaaaaccccaagacaaacacaccacaatacaaaaaccccatgccacaccctggcctgaccaaatacataaagataaacacaaaatactttgaccagggcgtgacacctacacatacagagacagaggggcgctgcttcgctcactcggatgctttctccggtgagatacattcagccttgcaaattgaaggaaaattatgaaacacagagaaacGAATAgtccatttaaaatatatatatttatcaatattttggggaagcctggcttctcttggcatccatgaatacacgccactagTGCCTTCctcagtcagagtcagagtacTTAACCCAGTCTGTATTCACTGTCAGTCTCTTCTATATACCTTTCAGATTGGCAGGTAGTTAGAGCAGTGTTTCAGGATTTGATGGAAGGACTGTAGAGGGTATATGAGGCTTTGATAGACACAACTCTGTCACAGTCTATCAGTGAAGCACTCAACCAAGCCCTCCTCTCCAGAGTAGAACCTCGAGGCCAGGGGAGTGACAGGTGAAGTCTGGGAGATATGATTAACATCAACAAACTAGGCCAGTATCACCGGTGTAGTGTCttccccactcatttaatgtatTCCATTTTTCATTCAACCTTTATTCATACAGATTAATTGAGATAACATCTGTTCAACTCACCAGAGATATTTTTTTCTCCTCCAAATGGTTATGAGCTGACAGACACTTTCCTTTCTTTCATCTCTATAAGAGTCactgggtaagagagagaggggggatgtgaaggagagagagagagagggaggaggatgtgtagagagagagaaaatataaacATCAGTAAagtagagagaacacagcattagggTGCTCAGTGGAGTTCTGTTCTAGAATGCCCTCCAGCTCTAGACAACAAGTCAGAATGCAGAACTACAGAGCAATCAGACCATGTAGTCTGTCACTAATGTCTAGAGTAGAGGCAGAGGGATTGCAGTCAGGTATTTATAGCGCCTAGAAAACACCGTTTTTGActgatttgtttttgtttgtctttcAGCACTGGTTGGGGTTTACAAAATGTATTGCCAAACAAATGAAATGTAAGTACATGAATAAATGACCATGTATGGATATTGAATTATGCATGATGACATGCAGTTGTGAATTTGATTGGGTGATTGAGTCGTTGGCAGTTACTACTAGTTAGGTCACAGTAACTACTAGAAAAAGCCTCTGTTCTAACATGTGACCTCTCCCCCCAGCCCAGCCTCCATTCACCATGTGTTTACGTGTCAAGTTTTACCCTCCTGACCCGGCTGCCCTGAAAGAGGAAATCACAAGGTAagagactagagacagtctgacaggcAGAATGGAGTGGGCTTATAATAGAGGATACTAGGGTGCCAGCCATGCACTGCTGTCAACCCaactcagagggagggagggagggagggagggagggagggagggagggagggagggagggagggagggagagagagagagagagaggagagggagggagggagggagggagggagggagggagggagggagggagggagggagggagggagggagggagggataggtggTAGGAAAAGATGGTGTGGATTTTGCCTACAGTGGGTGCAATAGATTGAAAGACTTGGTTTAGTCCAAATGGTCCAAATTACATTGGATTCTTCCAACTGTGGGCAATCAATCTCTTTCATCTGAATGAAATTTCTCATGTTAATGCTGAATATTACACACATCTAGAATATCAATGGTAGACCACAGGCATGAATGAGTGAGCACAAGCTGATTGTAGGGGTATCAAAACCCTACAGTGAATACATTTGTAGGAGTATTTAGACGAGATAACTCTTTCTTTAAGTTGCAATGTCAGGTCACCCTGCCTGCACAATGCGGTACTCTATCTCTGACAGTCAAACTACGGTGTAGTggaggtggaaggagggaggaggaggttagTCTGtgtccaaatggcatcctattccctatatagtgcactaagaccagagcctggtcaaaagtagtgcactatatagggaatagggtgccatttgggacgtaaccctAGTCTCGTCATCATGCAATCTagcccctttccctttccactgCTTCCCATTGTCTCATAACCCCAGTCGGAGCTAGGAAGGGAGAGAACCACTTCCCAATCCTCCACCATCTGGTGACGCTGCCAGCAGCACCTTctgtaaagactagacacacacacactcactcacactaacacacacacaaacacacacttatgACATTTTGCTGTATGATTAATAATGGTATTTATTGCGTtactgctcaaatcaaatcaaatctgctCTTAGAGAAGATAAGCCACTGGTGTGTGAAATTAATGCTGGGTAAAATATTCTGAAATGTGCGTTTTCTTGGGCTGCAGTCTGAGGCAACTTGATCTCACATGAAACTTTCACATGAATTGCAAGAGCCTGAATAACAATCACATTCTCAACCAGAAGACTGAAGGACTCTCCATGGACCACAGCTAAACTGATCTGTAAACCCAAAACCACATCTCTTGTGTGCTGGCCAAGTAACAGTCTGTCACAGAAGACTACAGTTAGACCAGTAGATCACAAGGAGTTAATTATAACTCAAATCATAACTAAATCACAGATGATATGTGAAATCATAGAGGACAGAGCCAGGTTGAAAGACAATCATCACATATCCACTCAGATCCACTCAGATCCACTCAGATCATGGTAAGTGAAGTTCTGTTTGAAGAGGAGGATGGTACTGCAGTGTAGGAGGTAAGGATGTGGTTAACAGAGCACGTTCTGAATGAGACTGGACAGGGTTATGTattaatgatggggagatgggaaCTAAAAGCCTGGGTGAATccaaaatggcgccctattctctataaagtacactactttttgtcagagccctggtcaaaagtagttcactagtTAGGGgacatggtgccatttgggacaccgacTGATTTTCCATATATTTATTAGCTAGAGGGTATAGTATGTTGCACCAGGCGAAGTCAGCAGCACTCTGCAGGGAGGAGAAGATGTGAAGGCAGAGTATAGAGTTGTGACTTATCTGACTTTACGtgttcaggtctcaggcaaggttaggCTACTCATCACGCAAACAAGCTTGGGTCACAGAATTAAACCTCTATTGCATTACTTATTCCTTTCATCTCCTAGTGGGGCAAAGGGCCTATGTTGCATAGAGACACTATATTGCTTATGCTGCTAACCTGGTAAACCTGCTGAATGCTGATATTCCTGCACCAAAACATCCCTGACAATGGCTCTTTTCCTCTCATGTCTTAACACACCTGGACACATGGAGTTGCCTGTCGACAGTTTTATCTATTGTGCCGTTTACTTTCCAGCAGGATTCCAACCTATTTGACATTGAATTGGAGAGGAAGCCTTCTCCGCGGGAAGTTGTTTTGTCATCCTGTGTAGAACGACCCAGTAGCAACCAGGGGACTGTTTGTTTGACTCAAACTAGTAGAAGTGGAAAAGTTATTTCATCATCCTGGTTTCTAGAAGCAGTGAAAGTGAGATAATTCTTCACTATCTCCTCAACCTGAGAGATAAAAGGATCCAATTAAGAGAAGGGCCAGATAAGGTGAAGTCCCCTCTGTGTTGGGAGGTGGAAGTGGCTGTGCTTTAGCTGGGTATGGAATGGTCTCCTGGGCCCTGTAGGCTAGAGGCAGGAAGGAGCAGAGACGGACTCAGAGAGACACGCCATTACTCGCCTCAGGCCTTCCTTTACCAAACACGGTCTATCTCAAACACTCTCCTCTACAAACCCTTTCCAAGCAACCAACAAACGAACAGAGTTAAGTGAAGAACATCGTCTGGGAATGTAAGATCAGGGCTCTCTTGGGCCGTCTGTATGAGCCACtcatccctttaaatggagctaCAAATGCAATGAAAGAAATTGAAAACAAATCATTTAGGTTCAGTACATCTCTTTGCTTGTTTGGAGTGGACCAAAAAACACACTGTTTCTGATGTTCCTTTGCAGATATCTAGTCTTCCTACAGATCAAGAGAGATCTGTACCATGGTCGTCTCCTGTGTAAGACGTCGGATGCTGCCATGTTGGCTGCCTACATACTACAAGGTAAATGGACCACAGCAAACCCATGTATTTCTTGCctatttttttaattgaacctttatttaactaggcaagtcagttaagaacaaattcttatttacattgacggcctaccaaaaggcaaaaggcctcttgCGGggacaatataaatataggacaaaacacacatcacaacactacataaagagaaacgtaagacaacaacatagcaaggcagcaacacatgataacacagcatggtagcaacacaacataacaacaacatggtagcaacacaacatggtagcagcacaaaacacggtacaaacattattgggcacggtcaacaaaacaaaggtcaaggtcaagaaggtagagacaacaatacatcacacaaagcagccacaactgtcagtaagagtgtccatgattgagtctttgaatgaagaaattgcgaactgaaaagaggagcgacccagggatgtgctgtgctttggggacctttaacagaatgtgactggcagaacgggtgttgtatgtggaggatgagggctgcagtagatatctcagataggggggagtgaggcctaagagggttttataaaggTGTTTGTTATAAGACTTAATGGAGAAATACCACTGTCACCTACTGTTTTCATTgtgatgtgagtgtgtgagttgaGGTAGTGTGGTGGAGGTATAGGTCTAAAGCTCAGACTGTAGCCTCCAGCACTGTGGCAGCATCCTCATTGGCATTCAGGCAGCTGATTTAAGGCTTAGCTCTCCTGCTCCCCTGCCACACAGAGACAAGGCCGCCATTGTCTGATTGTCTGGGCCTGGCTCTTACAGAATCTCAGGGCTGTAAAAAGAACAGCAGTAGAACAGCCAGGTTAACCTATAGCAGAGATATAGAAGAGAAGCTCTGACGGCATGTACCATGACTACAATAGATGTGGTTTATAACAGCCAGGTCACTATGCTTTATGTCATATGGGTTACATAGGTCTTCCCAgtaatgtatttgtgtgtgttgcaGACATCACAGGTAAAGTTGTTTCTGTTGTCTCCTgtgttctccatcctcccccagcTGAGGTTGGTGACTATGATCCTGGAAAGCATCCTGAGGGCTACAGCTCCAAGTTCCAGTTCTTCCCTAAACACTCAGAGAAGCTGGAGAGACGCATCTCTGACATCCACAAGACAGAACTAATGTAAGGTGACACCTGTCAAACACCGCATTGTGATTTTATTTGACACATAGTTcactcagtctctgtctgtagtctctatgTACACCTGATTCTGAACATAGACATCATCCATCCCActagcctcctctccctctcttcccctctcttcccctctctttcctttctctctctctctctctctctctctctctctctaccagatgATTATGATATTTGACATAGCGCTTGTAATTGAATATAGTGTCATCATCAGCATGATGATTGTGGACCTAACTTGATACAAGAACATCCTATCTCTCCTAGATAGAATGTTACAGCCATGATGAAAATAGATATGTTGATGAGATATATTATGCATGACCCTAGCTTAGCCGTAGATATGCAATTTCATATCCACATCATATGCTGAATATACAATATTTTCCTAGCTGCTATTTGTCCAACTCTTCCTGCTTATGGATAGTGGGTGAAGGGACCGCAGTGACCTtcagagtgtgtgcgtgtgtgcgtgcgtgcgtgtgtacgggtgagtgtgtgggtgtgtgtttttcTCAGTACTGTACTGCTGTGTCATTAGTTTGTGGCAACCTGGGACAACTCTGCCAGTCAGCTGAACATCACATCACCCTCaagaggctctctctctccctcccccttcacagtatATGCAGTATCCATATATACAGACTCTACTACTGTAGACCACCTATGGGATCTTACCTCTGCTGCCCTCTAGTGttggtctctctcatctttcacTCACTGAAATGAATGAAAGGAAATTCCCTTTACAAATCATTAGCTTACCGCTGGAACCTTTTCCATCCatcaccacacagcccacagtaATCTGTCTGTTGTGTCCTCATCTCCCAGAGGACAGACTCCAGAAGAGTCCGAGCTGAACTTCCTGCAGAAGGCCCAGGAGCTGGAGACGTATGGTGTGGACCCTCACCCCTGCAAGGTACCAAAACCTTGATAAGAGGAGGGTCCATTATAGCTCTGCACTGGCAGAGTCCTTTTAGCTCTCTATTGATTCCAGTACAGCCTGAACCTCGTTTAATACAACATGTTTTTTTGCTATTCTGTTTGTGAGGCCAGTTGTACATTACATACAGAtatcggatcttaatttgacacCTTTCGTCGcaggaggaaaataatcctgcagcaggatGATTTGAATAATGAAGAAATATTTAAAATCTCCGCCAGGGGACAGCTGGAAGCGGTGTTTGTATACAACACAGTACCTTACCTACAGGATACCTTATGTAGGCTACGTGCCGGCTATAGCGTGTcttgtgtggattataataaatggaCGCAGCCTGCAATTGAACTAAATTTTGACAGTTCATTCATAAGCTGAGGATATAGTTGACCCTTGTACTGTATGTCGTAGCCTAGTGGAGACCAATCTATCTTGTGTTTTTAAGCTATATAAGATGGtggttgttgatgtgtatggttgcatttcaaatacattttggtACATTTGAATGTTGCAGTAATAGGACCTAGACCTAGCTTTTGAGCGAGTGAGAAAATAATTTTGATAGCTTGTCCTGATCCCATTGACTCAACTGCTATTTTTCAGGGACTCACaaggctcatttgaatttcctgatgtagcaggaaaattctctgcgacaaaagagtgatcaagttaagatccgacatctgtacaACAGCATATACCGTGTATTCAATActtgtgttgtgtctgtgtcagGATGTGTCAGGGAACCCTGCCTTCCTGGCCTTCACTCCGTTTGGCttcactgtcctgcaggggaaCAGGAGAGTCCATTTCCTCAATTGGTGAGTAATAATATGGTTAGCATAGTCATAACTTTTGTCAAGCCTTCCTtgttttacagacagaaatagttgcaTAAAATGTAAGAGATTTAAGTGTGTAGTTGTTGCATAAAATGTGCGACATTTGGCTTGCCTGTCGTTAGCAATTGTTCTATTTTACCTGGCAGTCCAGAATCCCACGGTCTCAGACCTAAACCTATTTGTccctcctcctgactagaaaacaGAGCTGTTCTAATCTGCCAGTTGGTCACAAAGAATATTTCAACGCTTCTTACTGTTCTGTTCGGTTTTGActggtcttgtcttgtcttggtGGGTAGGGACGAGGTGACAAAGCTGAAGTTTGAGGCAAAGACATTCCATATATATGCAAATCAGAAAGAGGTGGGTTCCATGACATGCATTATTAAAATGGTTTCCTTTCTGCTCTGAAATTACACAGTGAAATTCATGTAGATAAACCTGTTTTATGCATTGGAAATGACCTTTGGGGAGAAGGTGTAATTTATCCGTAATAGAGAAGTTAATGACTTATCTGGAAATAAGATGTGGGTCCATTGTTGATAGATAAATGTGTACTTGTTGTGGTCTCgttcatagaaatagaatgaatagaagtGGTGtctccattcaagtcaatgattgcTTAATtggtggactggcagccattttgtgtgTACCCATGCCagaaagtaaaagcaggaagtgtacccttCAATCTGTGCTGGGATTTGAGTCAACTCAACTGGCATTACAAAAAATGTATTCCATTGCACAAGCCACATCAGTTAGCataatttgaatgaacattctgcATTACCATGGCAATCCATCCTCAGTTTATATAACATTTCAAAATACCATGTCAATTATTGCATcccaataccaggcagccattgcaagtgtacccatgagtttaccagtcaaatgcCAGGGTAAGAGCTTCCAAACCCGttttattcattctatttctatggttttgGTAGCCAAGTCAGAAGATGTGAAATACAAGATGTGCATACTCTGTCATACTCAGATGTGCATACACATACCTACATGTGTATACTCACTGCAGGACAAGAAGATCATCTTGACATATTTTGCACCTACACCTGAGGCCTGTAAACACCTGTGGAAGTGTGGAGTTGAGAATCAGGCTTTCTACAAGTGAGTTACACTGACTATCAGTaatttaatcaatcaatcaatatatgatgcaatgtacactaccggtcaaaagtgttagaaaacctactcattcaagagtttttctttatttttcctattttctacattgtaaaataataatgaagacaccaaaactatgaaataacacatcatgtagtaaccaaaaaagttttcaacaaatcaaaatatattttatattttagattcttcaaaatggcagctttgcacactcttggcattctctcaaccagcttcagcttcatagtcacctggaatgcatttcaattaacaggtgtgccttcttaaaagttaatttgtagaatatctttccttcttaatgtgtttgagacaatcagttgtgttgtgacatggtaggggggtatacagatgATAACCCTATCTGGTAAAAGACTAAATCCATATtctgacaagaacagctcaaataagcaaagagaaacaacagcccgtcattactttaagacatgaatgtcagtcaatacgGATCATTTCAAGaacgttgaaagtttcttcaagtggagttgcaaaaaccatcaagcgttatgatgaaactggctctcatgaggaccgacacaggaatggaagacacagagttacctctgctgcagaggataagttcattagagttaccagcctcagaaattgcagcccaaataaatgcttcacagagttcaagtaacagacgcatctcaacatcaactgttcagaggagactgtgtgaatcaggtcttcattttcaaattgctgcaaagaaaccagtaataagaagagacttgcttgggccaagaaacatgagcaatggacattagaccggtagaaatgtgtcctttggagtccaaattggatatttttggttccaactgccgtgtctttgtgagacgtgatgtgggtgaatggatgatctccgcatgtgtatttgccaccgtaaagcatggaggaggtgttatggtgtgggggtgctttgctggtgacactgtctgtgattgatttagaattcaaggcacacttaaccagcatggctaccacagcattgtgcatcgatacgccatcccatctggtttgtgcttagtggaactatcatttgtttttcaacaggacaatgacccaacacacctccaggctcattaagggctattttaccaaggagaaTGATGAAGTGCTgcaacagatgacctggccttcacaatcccccaacctcaaacaaattgagatagtttgggatgagtcggactgcagagtgaaggaaaagcagccaacaagtgctcagcatatgtgggaactccttcaagactgttggaaaagcattccaggtgaagctggttcagagaatgccaagagtgtgcaaagctgccatcaaggcaaagggtggctactttgaagaatctcaaatataatattttttaagactttttggttactacagttttgatgtcatcactataatgtagaaaatagtaaaaaaataaagtaaacccttgaatgagtaggtgtcctaaaacttttgaccggtagtgtatgtgctATTATTACAATGTTATTACATTGCTaaatctctttgtctctgttcaATCACAGGTTGGACAAGTCCAGCCAGGTCAGAACGGTGTCCAGCAGTAATCTGTTCTTCAAAGGAAGTAGATTCAGATACAGGTAAATACATGTACTGGCTATAAGTAACGTTTTGAGGATCCTTCAGTTCAGTTTTTGGTGATAATGCACGGTTGAGTGTTATGTTTTGCCTCTGTGTTGGCTCTCAGTGGCAGGGTTGCTAAGGAAGTGATGGAGCAAAGTGCCAAAATAAAACGGGAACCTCCAGAGATTCACAGGTGAGCCTTGGTGCTTTTGATGTCTGAGTTACACAATGGCAGTTAGTTTGATGTCTGAGTTACACCatggctgtgtttagacaggtagcccaattctgatctttttcccaCTCATTGGATTttaaccaatcacatcagatctttttcagatctGATCTgaatggtcaaaagaccaattattgaaaacaatatcagaattgggctaccCATGGCACTTAGTTTGAGCATGTTGCTTACAACTCTAGATGGTGTAATTCCCACATGGCCCACATACTGAATATACACTATATGTTGCTGGACTGTGAGTCCCTTTGGATAAAACTGTCAGCTGAATTACCTCCACTATATATCAtcctatctagaacctaaaagggttcttcagctgtccccataggagaactctttgAATAACTATTTgtttccagatagaacccttttcgGTTTCATGtacaaccctttccacagagggttctacctttaaccaaaaatggttctacctggaatcaataagggttctcctatggggacagcagaagaacccttttgtaacccttttttctaagagcatATGCCTGTAACCCCAACATGTAACACGTTTCCACAGGGCTGGTCTGGTACCCAGTAGGAGCTGTCCTTCCATCACCCACGGGCCAAGGCTGACCAGTGTCCCCCGACAAAGACGGCGAGCTGTACACATCTCCATCATGGAGGGTAAAACACACACTGGCCCCTCTCCACACACAGCAGTTACAATCATTTACAGTAGACATAGATAGGGCTGGATTAAGTCTACTCATGTGTGTAACAACACGTTATAGCACACAGATGGCTGGTTTGCCAGACCCAGATAAAGCCTACTCCTGGACTGAAAAGTATGCTCAATGAATAATCTCTATTGAAAGTGCATTTTAGTCCATTAGTAAACTGGTCCCAGATTGCATCTGCACCGCTAGCAGAGCTACTTTAAACCCTACATTTACTTTAGAAGTGCCTTACAAAGCAGCTGCCATAAGATTTAAACGTGTCTGAGATCTATGCTGCTATGGTACTTCACTGCTTTAGTGTCTGAATGGTGCCTCTTACAGTGCCTCTATTCTGGGggcttttaacacacacacacacacacacacacacacacacacacacacacacacacacacacacacacacacacacacaca
This window encodes:
- the LOC112247297 gene encoding FERM domain-containing protein 5-like translates to MKSQPPFTMCLRVKFYPPDPAALKEEITRYLVFLQIKRDLYHGRLLCKTSDAAMLAAYILQAEVGDYDPGKHPEGYSSKFQFFPKHSEKLERRISDIHKTELIGQTPEESELNFLQKAQELETYGVDPHPCKDVSGNPAFLAFTPFGFTVLQGNRRVHFLNWDEVTKLKFEAKTFHIYANQKEDKKIILTYFAPTPEACKHLWKCGVENQAFYKLDKSSQVRTVSSSNLFFKGSRFRYSGRVAKEVMEQSAKIKREPPEIHRAGLVPSRSCPSITHGPRLTSVPRQRRRAVHISIMEGLESLRDSAHSTPVRSVSHGDSFMPRHRHHTTDAGEGGSSQRVISDEAYCPSDSVLPTPMAEHSLELAVARHPNGAPCSIEEEESEAGTPEGQVAEFGPDGRVLRLGRTRKSLPNKEVQELHKFILSVLRMFLVTMGLLFALLSLLIMLTESDLDIAFLRDIRKTPEFQQFHFEYFCPLRRWVACKFRWMGGFLIDK